A region from the Desulfuromonas acetexigens genome encodes:
- the mlaD gene encoding outer membrane lipid asymmetry maintenance protein MlaD, translated as MNRLNIEVAVGLFMVAGFLCFVWLSVKLGHVDFFRGSEYPVSARFFSVSGLKEGAPVEIAGVKIGKVSRIRLNGENYEAEVEMLVDKDVKLQDDSIASIRTAGIIGDRYVSISPGGSDLLVEPGGVIFETESAINLEELISKYVFEKK; from the coding sequence ATGAATCGGCTTAATATCGAGGTCGCCGTCGGCCTGTTTATGGTGGCGGGATTTCTCTGCTTTGTCTGGCTTTCCGTCAAACTCGGACATGTTGATTTTTTTCGAGGGAGCGAATATCCGGTCAGCGCCCGGTTTTTCTCCGTTTCCGGGCTCAAGGAAGGGGCGCCGGTGGAAATTGCCGGGGTCAAAATCGGTAAGGTCTCGCGCATTCGCCTCAACGGGGAAAACTACGAAGCCGAGGTGGAAATGCTGGTGGACAAGGATGTCAAGCTGCAGGATGACAGTATCGCTTCGATCCGCACCGCCGGGATCATCGGCGACCGCTACGTGAGCATTTCCCCCGGCGGCAGCGATCTGCTCGTTGAACCGGGCGGGGTCATTTTCGAGACGGAATCGGCCATCAACCTCGAAGAGTTGATCAGCAAGTACGTTTTCGAGAAAAAATAG
- a CDS encoding ABC transporter ATP-binding protein yields the protein MSKEQPAAAIELVGIEKRFGRQTVLRDVNLSVASGKTTVIVGASGEGKSVIIKHMLGLVRPERGEVRVFGSNLAKARKKELNRIRMEFGVLFQNVALFDSMSVFDNVALPLRERTKLSETVIRAKVREKLDLMDLVDADDKFPAQLSGGMKKRVGLARALMLDPKVVFFDEPTTGLDVSRSNEIYRLFHKTQRQLGYTAVIVSHDVPKIFKLADYVALLADGKIQGVMSPESFQLSDHPLIRRYVEETMGPIYSSAKEEAALYESA from the coding sequence ATGTCCAAGGAACAACCGGCCGCCGCGATTGAACTGGTCGGCATCGAAAAGCGCTTCGGTCGGCAGACGGTGCTGCGCGACGTCAACCTCTCCGTCGCCTCCGGCAAGACCACGGTCATTGTCGGCGCCAGCGGCGAGGGCAAGAGCGTCATCATCAAGCACATGCTCGGCCTGGTTCGCCCGGAGCGGGGGGAAGTGCGGGTCTTCGGCAGCAATCTGGCCAAGGCGCGCAAAAAAGAGCTGAACCGCATCCGCATGGAGTTCGGTGTTCTCTTCCAGAATGTCGCCCTCTTCGATTCGATGAGCGTCTTCGACAACGTGGCGCTCCCCTTGCGGGAGAGGACCAAGCTGTCGGAAACGGTAATTCGCGCCAAGGTGCGGGAAAAACTCGACCTGATGGATCTGGTCGACGCCGATGACAAGTTCCCGGCGCAACTTTCCGGCGGCATGAAGAAACGGGTCGGGTTGGCGCGGGCGCTGATGCTCGATCCCAAGGTAGTCTTCTTCGACGAGCCGACCACCGGACTCGACGTGAGCCGCAGCAACGAAATCTACCGGCTCTTTCACAAGACCCAACGCCAGCTCGGCTACACGGCGGTGATCGTCAGTCACGATGTGCCGAAGATCTTCAAGCTGGCCGATTACGTGGCCCTGCTCGCCGACGGGAAAATCCAGGGGGTCATGTCCCCCGAGTCCTTCCAGCTTTCGGATCATCCCCTGATCCGCCGCTATGTGGAAGAAACCATGGGGCCCATTTATTCCAGTGCCAAGGAGGAGGCTGCATTATATGAATCGGCTTAA
- a CDS encoding MlaE family ABC transporter permease, translated as MGIFLFACLLNLVKPPYPIFPVIRQAHFIGVRSLFVIIFTGAFTGMILGLQGYYTLTKFGSEGLLGSAVALSLIRELGPVLTALMVVGRAGSAICAEIGIMRNSEQIDALECMAIDPYKYLLAPKYIAGILTLPLLTAIFDVIGILGGYLIGVVLLDVNGGTYFQGMYASVEWQDVKMGLVKSLIFGLLIVWIASAKGFFLHKERSGGFGAEGVSRVTTDAVVLSSVSVLVWDYLISAIML; from the coding sequence ATGGGAATTTTCCTCTTCGCCTGCTTGCTCAATCTGGTCAAGCCGCCTTATCCCATCTTTCCGGTCATCCGCCAGGCTCATTTCATCGGGGTGCGGTCGCTCTTCGTCATCATCTTCACTGGTGCCTTCACCGGTATGATCCTGGGCTTGCAGGGCTACTATACTCTGACCAAATTCGGCTCCGAAGGGCTGCTCGGCTCGGCGGTGGCCTTGAGCCTGATCCGCGAACTGGGGCCGGTGCTGACCGCGCTGATGGTGGTGGGCCGGGCCGGTTCGGCGATCTGCGCGGAAATCGGTATCATGCGCAACTCGGAGCAGATCGACGCCCTCGAATGTATGGCTATCGATCCCTACAAGTATCTGCTGGCGCCCAAATATATCGCCGGGATCCTCACCTTGCCCCTTTTGACCGCGATCTTCGACGTGATCGGCATCCTTGGCGGTTATCTGATCGGGGTGGTGCTGCTCGATGTCAACGGTGGCACCTATTTTCAGGGGATGTACGCCAGCGTCGAATGGCAGGACGTCAAGATGGGGCTGGTCAAGTCGCTGATTTTCGGGCTGTTGATCGTTTGGATCGCCTCGGCTAAAGGCTTTTTCCTGCACAAGGAACGCTCGGGGGGCTTCGGCGCTGAAGGGGTCAGCCGGGTCACTACCGATGCGGTGGTGCTGTCGTCCGTGTCGGTTCTGGTGTGGGACTATCTGATCAGCGCAATTATGTTATAG
- a CDS encoding nucleotidyltransferase → MKSVGLITEYNPFHNGHLHHLRESLRVTGAEVAVAVMSGHFLQRGEPALVDKWVRAEMALRSGVDVVVELPFPWACNSAPQFALGAVRVLQSLGVDALCFGSEAGELAPLQRCAELLLTEDARITERTAHLLRRGINYPTARARCLAELGVADGELLASPNNILGIEYLKALRQIGAAIVPHTIPRIGAGFHEERAVGDIASATGIRHRLAQGEEVADFIPLPARAPFATALAAGHVLDVEHLYRLLLARLLRRAESLRGLYQVEAGIAERLYGAACVSDGYAELVAAVKSRHLTRTRVQRLLAYVLNEVTAEEMTAWLDSGPLYLHLLGATEKGRAWLAARRKTRTLPLIGNYSRIVPLLKKRYGAPSRAFALAAGMLSLETRATANYTLLMRRRHGGPSARDYFYDMLC, encoded by the coding sequence AAATCCGTCGGCCTGATCACCGAATACAACCCCTTTCACAACGGCCATCTGCACCACTTGCGCGAAAGTCTGCGGGTTACCGGGGCCGAGGTGGCGGTGGCGGTGATGAGCGGGCATTTTTTGCAGCGGGGGGAGCCGGCGCTGGTGGATAAGTGGGTGCGGGCGGAAATGGCTCTGCGCTCCGGGGTCGATGTGGTGGTGGAGCTGCCTTTCCCCTGGGCCTGCAACAGCGCGCCCCAGTTCGCTCTGGGGGCGGTGCGGGTGTTACAAAGCCTGGGGGTCGATGCCCTCTGCTTCGGCAGCGAAGCGGGTGAACTGGCGCCGCTTCAGCGCTGCGCCGAACTGCTGCTCACCGAGGACGCCCGGATCACCGAGCGGACCGCTCACCTGTTGCGTCGCGGGATCAACTATCCCACGGCTCGAGCGCGTTGTCTGGCCGAGTTGGGCGTCGCCGACGGCGAGTTGCTTGCCTCGCCCAACAACATCCTCGGCATCGAGTATCTCAAAGCCCTGCGCCAGATCGGCGCCGCCATCGTTCCCCATACCATCCCCCGCATTGGCGCCGGTTTTCACGAAGAGCGCGCCGTCGGCGACATTGCCAGTGCCACCGGCATCCGGCACCGGCTGGCGCAGGGGGAAGAGGTGGCGGACTTCATCCCGCTCCCGGCCCGTGCGCCTTTCGCTACCGCCTTGGCGGCCGGTCATGTTCTCGATGTCGAGCATCTTTATCGCTTGCTGCTGGCGCGACTTCTGCGGAGGGCCGAGTCGTTGCGGGGGCTCTATCAGGTGGAAGCGGGGATCGCCGAGCGTCTGTACGGGGCCGCTTGCGTCAGCGATGGCTATGCCGAACTGGTCGCCGCCGTCAAATCCCGCCACCTGACCCGCACCCGTGTGCAGCGCCTGCTCGCCTATGTGCTGAACGAGGTGACGGCCGAGGAGATGACCGCCTGGCTGGATTCCGGCCCGCTCTATCTGCACCTGCTCGGCGCTACGGAAAAGGGGCGGGCCTGGCTCGCCGCCAGGCGCAAGACGCGCACCCTGCCGCTGATCGGCAACTATTCCCGCATTGTCCCCCTGCTCAAGAAACGCTATGGCGCGCCTAGTCGCGCCTTTGCCCTGGCTGCGGGAATGTTGTCCCTGGAGACGCGGGCCACGGCCAATTACACCCTGCTGATGCGGCGCCGGCACGGCGGGCCGAGCGCCCGGGATTATTTCTACGACATGCTCTGCTGA